The Agromyces atrinae genome window below encodes:
- a CDS encoding ECF transporter S component, protein MKTTTRMLLTCAAIGAAGGVLLIPANNIAAAISVVMPLAYAAMTGIWLIPFVFVLALLRRPGVAILAALFASVITSFTTVYGASSLLTNLMIAIALEIPFAISLYRYWRAWVFYVGAAVFGLLYSFTAMAALGVDAWSVPMQATFVLVIIASEIAATWLGLLLARRVERTGVVRGLARPRAARPARPAKVPAA, encoded by the coding sequence ATGAAGACCACGACACGGATGCTGCTCACGTGCGCCGCGATCGGCGCCGCCGGTGGCGTGCTGCTCATTCCGGCGAACAACATCGCCGCGGCGATCTCGGTCGTCATGCCGCTCGCGTACGCGGCGATGACCGGCATCTGGCTCATCCCGTTCGTGTTCGTGCTCGCGCTGCTGCGCCGCCCCGGCGTCGCGATCCTCGCCGCGCTCTTCGCGAGCGTCATCACGTCGTTCACGACCGTGTACGGGGCGAGCTCGCTGCTCACGAACCTCATGATCGCGATCGCGCTCGAGATTCCGTTTGCGATCAGCCTGTACCGGTACTGGCGCGCGTGGGTCTTCTACGTCGGCGCCGCGGTCTTCGGACTGCTCTACTCGTTCACCGCGATGGCAGCCCTCGGAGTCGACGCGTGGTCGGTGCCGATGCAGGCCACGTTCGTGCTCGTCATCATCGCGAGCGAGATCGCCGCGACGTGGCTCGGCCTGCTGCTCGCCCGCCGCGTCGAACGCACGGGCGTCGTGCGCGGCCTCGCGCGGCCGCGGGCGGCTCGACCCGCTCGGCCCGCGAAGGTTCCCGCGGCGTAG
- the paaE gene encoding 1,2-phenylacetyl-CoA epoxidase subunit PaaE, giving the protein MTAPVRTRRARFHELEVSGIRPLTPESVEVSFAVPDELAGEYDYVPGQHVAMRAHLDGREYRRSYSLCRAPQPGSISVAIKRDLGGRFSTWAHSDLRVGDRIDVMVPQGSFTSALADLDHAHVCAIAAGSGITPVMALAHSVLASSPTSRFTLLYTNRSTTDVMFLEELAELKDRYPARLALHHVLSREQRAAPLLSGRLDAERLGRIFDSLIAPAGVDEWFLCGPFDLVELCRAALADAGVPADRVRFELFTTGEPRSATGDAGRPVVVRAGDEVRRIEITLDGQSSVIESPVTAHESILNAALRVRPDVPFACAGGVCGTCRARVVAGSVQMSQNYALEPDELERGYVLTCQSRPTSDVVTIDYDG; this is encoded by the coding sequence ATGACGGCCCCGGTGCGCACGCGGCGCGCGCGATTCCACGAGCTCGAGGTGTCGGGCATCCGGCCGCTGACCCCCGAGAGCGTCGAGGTGTCGTTCGCGGTGCCCGACGAGCTCGCGGGCGAGTACGACTACGTTCCCGGTCAGCACGTCGCGATGCGGGCGCACCTCGACGGGCGCGAGTACCGCCGCAGCTACTCGCTCTGCCGGGCCCCGCAGCCGGGCAGCATCAGCGTCGCGATCAAGCGCGACCTCGGCGGGCGGTTCTCGACGTGGGCCCACAGCGACCTGCGCGTCGGCGACCGCATCGACGTCATGGTGCCGCAGGGCTCGTTCACGAGCGCGCTCGCCGACCTCGATCACGCCCACGTGTGCGCGATCGCCGCGGGCTCGGGCATCACTCCCGTCATGGCGCTCGCGCACTCCGTGCTGGCGTCGTCGCCGACATCCCGCTTCACCCTGCTCTATACGAACCGGTCGACGACCGACGTGATGTTCCTCGAGGAGCTCGCCGAGCTGAAGGACCGCTACCCCGCCCGGCTCGCGCTGCACCACGTGCTCTCGCGCGAACAGCGTGCCGCGCCGCTCTTGTCGGGTCGGCTCGACGCCGAACGCCTCGGTCGCATCTTCGACTCGCTCATCGCGCCCGCCGGGGTCGACGAATGGTTCCTCTGCGGACCGTTCGACCTCGTCGAACTGTGCCGCGCGGCGCTCGCCGACGCCGGGGTTCCGGCCGATCGCGTGCGCTTCGAGCTCTTCACGACGGGCGAGCCGCGGTCGGCGACGGGTGACGCCGGGCGACCGGTCGTCGTGCGCGCGGGCGACGAGGTGCGACGCATCGAGATCACGCTCGACGGGCAGTCATCCGTCATCGAGAGCCCCGTCACCGCACACGAATCGATCCTCAACGCGGCGCTCCGCGTGCGCCCCGACGTGCCGTTCGCGTGCGCGGGCGGCGTGTGCGGAACGTGCCGCGCACGCGTCGTCGCGGGAAGCGTGCAGATGAGCCAGAACTACGCCCTCGAACCCGACGAGCTCGAACGCGGCTACGTGCTCACGTGTCAGAGCCGACCGACGAGCGATGTCGTCACGATCGACTACGACGGATGA
- a CDS encoding siderophore-interacting protein, translated as MAKTHSMAKKAERTAPLELEVLRTERVSPGFARVTLGGGEIAAFAHRGFDQWFRLFLPPEGVDDVRLPRTDGLAGYAQLLRTPKDVRPTMRNYTVRAFRPATAEHGAELDIDFVLHEGASGELEGVAAQWSLSCTPGDRVGVLDEGIGYDPAVGTDWHLLVADETGLPAVAGICGSLPSYARGLAIVEITDAADAQEFARPDGVEIRWIVRGHEERVGSLAYAAAREALPAGPERAHAFAVGESGLATGIRRLLVTENGWPKTAVSFCGYWRLPKGAPAIDAALTSA; from the coding sequence ATGGCGAAGACCCACAGCATGGCGAAGAAGGCCGAGCGCACGGCGCCCCTCGAGCTCGAAGTGCTGCGCACCGAGCGCGTGAGCCCCGGCTTCGCCCGCGTGACGCTCGGCGGCGGAGAGATCGCGGCGTTCGCGCACCGCGGCTTCGACCAGTGGTTCCGCCTCTTCCTTCCGCCCGAGGGGGTGGATGACGTGCGCCTGCCCCGCACGGATGGCTTGGCCGGATACGCGCAACTGCTCCGCACCCCCAAGGATGTGCGCCCGACGATGCGCAACTACACGGTGCGCGCGTTCCGCCCCGCGACGGCCGAACACGGTGCCGAGCTCGACATCGACTTCGTGCTGCACGAGGGCGCGAGCGGTGAACTCGAGGGCGTCGCGGCGCAGTGGTCGCTCTCGTGCACGCCCGGCGACCGTGTCGGCGTGCTCGACGAGGGCATCGGCTACGACCCCGCCGTCGGCACCGACTGGCATCTGCTCGTCGCCGACGAGACCGGGCTTCCCGCCGTCGCGGGCATCTGCGGCTCGCTCCCCTCGTACGCGCGCGGCCTCGCGATCGTCGAGATCACGGATGCCGCGGACGCCCAGGAGTTCGCGAGACCCGACGGAGTCGAGATCCGCTGGATCGTGCGCGGCCACGAGGAACGTGTCGGCTCGCTCGCCTACGCCGCGGCGCGTGAGGCGCTGCCGGCCGGCCCCGAGCGCGCGCACGCCTTCGCCGTCGGCGAGAGCGGCCTCGCCACAGGCATCCGTCGTCTGCTCGTGACCGAGAACGGATGGCCGAAGACGGCCGTCAGCTTCTGCGGATACTGGCGCCTGCCGAAGGGCGCACCCGCGATCGACGCGGCGCTCACGAGCGCCTGA
- a CDS encoding enoyl-CoA hydratase/isomerase family protein, with translation MIQLAIDDGLAEIVLDAPERRNALGLADLAELDAAYAEAERAGVRALLLRGSGRAFCAGRDISGVDPRTDDVLGYLDGGVRPLLERMSAFPAPTFAVAHGACLGVGLGLLIATDVVYVADDARIGSPFGALGATLDSGGHALFVERLGAHATLDLIYTGRMLTGAEAVRAGLFSRAFPADEVTDAARDAARVAATGPTQAFLASKRLVAELRDARLGLWDSMQHESRAQAALAATDDYRDGFAAFQEKRPPRFVGR, from the coding sequence ATGATCCAGCTCGCCATCGACGACGGTCTCGCCGAGATCGTGCTCGACGCCCCCGAGCGGCGGAACGCACTGGGCCTCGCCGACCTCGCCGAACTCGACGCCGCCTATGCAGAGGCCGAACGTGCCGGGGTGCGTGCGCTGCTGCTGCGCGGCTCGGGACGGGCGTTCTGCGCGGGACGCGACATCTCGGGCGTCGACCCGCGCACCGATGACGTGCTCGGGTACCTCGACGGGGGCGTCAGGCCGCTGCTCGAACGCATGAGCGCGTTCCCGGCCCCGACGTTCGCCGTCGCGCACGGCGCGTGCCTCGGTGTCGGGCTCGGCCTGCTCATCGCGACCGACGTCGTCTACGTCGCCGATGACGCCCGCATCGGATCGCCGTTCGGCGCTCTCGGCGCGACCCTCGACTCGGGCGGTCACGCGCTCTTCGTCGAGCGACTCGGCGCGCACGCGACCCTCGACCTCATCTACACGGGGCGCATGCTCACGGGAGCCGAGGCCGTGCGTGCGGGGCTCTTCTCCCGCGCGTTCCCGGCCGACGAGGTGACGGATGCCGCGCGCGACGCCGCCCGGGTCGCAGCGACCGGACCCACGCAGGCGTTCCTCGCGTCGAAGCGTCTCGTCGCCGAGCTGCGCGACGCCCGCCTCGGGCTCTGGGATTCGATGCAGCACGAGAGCCGCGCGCAGGCCGCGCTCGCCGCGACGGATGACTATCGCGACGGTTTCGCCGCATTCCAAGAGAAGCGCCCGCCGCGTTTTGTCGGGCGCTGA
- the paaD gene encoding 1,2-phenylacetyl-CoA epoxidase subunit PaaD codes for MPTDAASRRAWDVAATVVDPEVPVLTIEDLGVLRGVAALPDGGVRVILTPTYSGCPAVDAIRADVTTALAAAGYAPVDVRVTLSPAWTTDWMSDAGREKLAEYGIAPPSGRRAAGPVSVSLGVKCPRCDSLDTREVTRFGSTSCKALYECRACLEPFDYFKVL; via the coding sequence ATGCCGACGGATGCCGCGAGCCGACGTGCCTGGGATGTCGCGGCGACGGTCGTCGATCCCGAGGTTCCCGTGCTGACGATCGAGGATCTCGGCGTGCTGCGCGGTGTCGCCGCCCTGCCGGATGGCGGAGTGCGCGTCATCCTCACGCCGACCTACAGCGGATGCCCGGCCGTCGATGCGATCCGCGCCGACGTGACGACCGCGCTCGCCGCAGCGGGGTATGCGCCCGTCGACGTGCGCGTGACGCTCTCGCCCGCGTGGACGACCGACTGGATGAGCGACGCGGGGCGGGAGAAGCTCGCGGAGTACGGCATCGCACCGCCGAGCGGGCGTCGCGCGGCCGGCCCCGTCTCGGTGTCGCTCGGCGTCAAGTGCCCGCGCTGCGACTCGCTCGACACCCGCGAGGTCACGCGCTTCGGATCGACGTCGTGCAAGGCCCTCTACGAGTGCCGCGCGTGCCTCGAGCCCTTCGACTACTTCAAGGTGCTGTGA
- a CDS encoding FKBP-type peptidyl-prolyl cis-trans isomerase yields the protein MNRSSSVRRFAPAALLAASALLLAGCAGSSPEPEATDATGTSGDACVALESGAASDAVKTDGTFGEAVTATFDAPLADIDGPERTIVDEGDGRETVDGDQVTVSWTLYNATTGEQILTQPNELTVGDATLPEALAGGFSCVPVGSRVVTLSPAGELFGTEGNPDYKVGADDAVVVITDVVSVAEPVERTGDAPAVTFEGDVPTMTLPDADAPTEFVLDVLEEGTGTAVAEGDSVTLNYLGVSWDSGLVFDSSFKSGQPATFATDQVITGFGKALVGQKVGSKLIATMPPAEAYGDEASGHALGGQTLVFYIEILETAPAAG from the coding sequence ATGAACCGCTCTTCCTCCGTGCGCCGTTTCGCGCCCGCCGCGCTGCTCGCCGCGAGCGCGCTCCTCCTCGCCGGATGCGCCGGCAGCAGCCCCGAGCCCGAAGCAACCGACGCCACCGGAACCTCGGGTGACGCGTGCGTCGCTCTCGAGTCGGGCGCCGCGAGCGACGCCGTGAAGACCGACGGAACCTTCGGCGAAGCGGTCACCGCGACGTTCGACGCTCCGCTCGCCGACATCGACGGCCCCGAGCGCACCATCGTCGACGAGGGCGATGGCCGCGAGACCGTCGACGGCGACCAGGTCACCGTCTCCTGGACCCTCTACAACGCCACGACCGGCGAGCAGATCCTCACGCAGCCGAACGAGCTCACCGTCGGTGACGCCACGCTGCCCGAGGCTCTCGCCGGCGGCTTCTCGTGCGTGCCCGTCGGCTCGCGCGTCGTGACCCTCAGCCCCGCGGGCGAGCTCTTCGGCACCGAGGGCAACCCCGACTACAAGGTCGGCGCGGATGACGCGGTCGTCGTCATCACCGACGTCGTCTCGGTCGCCGAGCCCGTCGAGCGCACGGGTGACGCCCCGGCCGTGACCTTCGAGGGCGACGTGCCCACGATGACGCTCCCCGACGCCGACGCACCGACCGAGTTCGTTCTCGACGTGCTCGAAGAGGGCACCGGCACCGCCGTCGCCGAGGGTGACTCGGTCACGCTCAACTACCTCGGCGTCAGCTGGGACTCGGGCCTCGTCTTCGACTCGAGCTTCAAGTCGGGCCAGCCGGCGACCTTCGCGACCGACCAGGTCATCACGGGCTTCGGCAAGGCGCTCGTCGGCCAGAAGGTCGGCTCGAAGCTCATCGCGACGATGCCGCCCGCTGAGGCCTACGGCGACGAGGCATCCGGTCACGCCCTCGGCGGCCAGACGCTCGTCTTCTACATCGAGATCCTCGAAACGGCTCCCGCAGCCGGCTGA
- a CDS encoding YdeI/OmpD-associated family protein yields MAIELERRRFAGPAEFRTWLVEHQHDSPGLILVLAKKGSPGLTYAEALDVALAFGWIDGQVSRLDDEAFLQRFTPRRPKSLWSARNVRFAEEMIAAGRMEPRGLAEVEKARADGRWERAYEGSKNAEPHPDFLAALAANDRARAFYDTLTSQNRYAIYFRIHEAKRDETRARRIAQFIEMLERGEKLY; encoded by the coding sequence ATGGCGATCGAACTCGAACGACGGCGATTCGCGGGGCCGGCGGAGTTTCGCACGTGGCTCGTCGAGCACCAGCATGACTCCCCCGGTCTCATCCTCGTGCTCGCGAAGAAGGGGTCGCCGGGGCTGACCTATGCCGAGGCGCTCGACGTCGCGCTCGCGTTCGGCTGGATCGACGGGCAGGTGTCGCGTCTCGACGACGAGGCGTTCCTGCAGCGGTTCACCCCGCGCCGCCCGAAGAGCCTGTGGTCGGCCCGCAACGTGCGCTTCGCCGAAGAGATGATCGCCGCCGGACGCATGGAGCCGCGCGGACTCGCCGAGGTCGAGAAGGCTCGGGCCGACGGTCGCTGGGAACGCGCCTACGAGGGATCGAAGAACGCCGAACCGCACCCCGACTTCCTCGCGGCCCTCGCCGCGAACGACCGGGCGCGCGCGTTCTACGACACCCTCACGAGTCAGAACCGGTACGCGATCTACTTCCGCATCCACGAAGCGAAGCGCGACGAGACCCGTGCGCGCCGCATCGCGCAGTTCATCGAGATGCTCGAGCGCGGCGAGAAGTTGTACTGA